One region of Oryza sativa Japonica Group chromosome 5, ASM3414082v1 genomic DNA includes:
- the LOC4337759 gene encoding glucose and ribitol dehydrogenase homolog: protein MTTPLAAPRTPHRMRALSLARASSPPPLLLHLRRALAPASSSSPAPVLLLRPAVSCSSLFVSDRAAAARRSSGSSRRSMASQQFPPQNQETQPGKEHAMDPRPEAIIQSYKPANKLKDKVAIVTGGDSGIGRAVCLCFALEGATVAFTYVKGQEEKDAEETLRALRDIRARTGAKDPMAIPADLGYDDNCRKVVDEVAGAYGGAIDILVNNAAEQYERPSITDITEDDLERVFRTNIFSYFFMSKHAVKRMRDRRGGAGAGGCSIINTSSINAYKGNKTLLDYTATKGAIVAFTRALALQLAEEGIRVNGVAPGPIWTPLIPASFAEEKVRQFGSQVPMGRAGQPSEVAPSFVFLASDDASYMSGQMLHVNGGVIVNG, encoded by the exons ATGACCACCCCCCTCGCCGCGCCACGTACGCCGCATCGCATGCGCGCGCTTTCCCTCGCCAGAGCAAGTAGCCCGCCGCCTCTTCTTCTTCACCTCCGACGAGCCCTTGCAcccgcgtcgtcgtcttctccggcgccggtgcTGTTGCTGCGTCCTGCGGTTTCTTGTTCTTCTTTGTTTGTTAGCgacagggcggcggcggctcgccggagcagcggcagcagcaggagaagcatGGCGTCGCAGCAGTTCCCGCCGCAGAATCAGGAGACGCAGCCGGGGAAGGAGCACGCCATGGATCCCCGCCCCGAGGCCATCATCCAGAGCTACAAGCCAGCCAACAAGCTGAAG GACAAGGTGGCGATCGTGACCGGCGGCGACTCCGGCATCGGGCGGGCGGTGTGCCTGTGCTTCGCGCTGGAGGGCGCGACGGTGGCGTTCACGTACGTGAAGGGGCAGGAGGAGAAGGACGCGGAGGAGACGCTCCGCGCGCTGCGCGACATCAGGGCGCGCACCGGCGCCAAGGACCCCATGGCGATCCCCGCCGACCTCGGGTACGACGACAACTGCCGCAAGGTGGTCGACGAGGTCGCCGGCGCGTACGGCGGCGCCATCGACATCCTCGTCAACAACGCCGCCGAGCAGTACGAGCGCCCCTCCATCACCGACATCACCGAGGACGACCTGGAACGCGTGTTCCGCACCAACATCTTCTCCTACTTCTTCATGTCGAAGCACGCCGTGAAGCGGATGCGcgatcgccgcggcggcgccggcgccggcgggtgcAGCATCATCAACACGTCGTCGATCAACGCGTACAAGGGGAACAAGACGCTGCTGGACTACACGGCGACCAAGGGCGCCATCGTGGCGTTCACGAGGGCGCTGGCGCTGCAGCTGGCGGAGGAGGGGATCCGGGTGAACGGCGTCGCGCCGGGGCCGATCTGGACGCCGCTGATCCCGGCGTCGTTCGCGGAGGAGAAGGTGAGGCAGTTCGGCTCCCAGGTGCCCATGGGCCGCGCCGGCCAGCCGTCGGAGGTGGCGCCCAGCTTCGTCTTCCTCGCCAGCGACGACGCCTCCTACATGTCCGGCCAGATGCTGCACGTCAACGGCGGCGTCATCGTCAACGGCTAG
- the LOC112939072 gene encoding uncharacterized protein isoform X2 yields MDSSAADGETKEESSKVKMLLPEDFLNTVLLCTAFLYKAMNTIGTLATIWATVVLLGGFSTLIKKEDFWYVTVIAFVQSIGFLGGYEDPAQQIFLRAPEALMKYKRTSTLKGLSWWRRRGTQQQQQEPTRRTRGGRRHKEEKIWYLCSIYGCQALLGMTILAAVWLARVAAVVTVLALSWKRLKKQDYLNPGDIMNDQNQNITWSLNIFYSLVFAQGIMFVTILLNPLSYYFLFNAGIKYKLFDPSGLKIILNYKRCNYLEFIAGNVKATLQMHLVTFAKKLAVSNMADDKLLGVGAMDRILRSMEFRSLALRKLRAFMEPDELGKLVNMLGYDKSHKNKTTEEEDIRGHTARVVLKLSPDLLVQSYPQILYAISSSLLSTSKSNNKRVCKCNMDSDLVWFGLRILDKLTDNPENCRKATNDESGGDLLSTIIDLTIPCCHGHGHGRSMRSNTSTISDSWIEQEIIPLLQTENEIPLPFIDKLDQEIIVGMALNILSKLVAAPDEAGEKLRKETSKHVHFLTNTGMILDHVQATRVISCLAVDKEGREYIGKFPEIIKKLKDCLLSKTPYVNITKVAAKLLVLECTGDEQLLNQIQLFIEENRTVEDQSFSLPISAFIEELDFDQLHQPWIWNFVQSLDVEDALFAPRVNHSDAAAKALILLTTECASNVEAFLQGINKEELNKIVNALSSEDGDKEKRRALAQFEGRRNLDPETLRRVKKIILAEGEEQATGMHAKLLQNLRAYSGPKEFDEYMKLIDAALPKVLKAVVDAVATLEDPSSAENLDHVKDDMWIKQGKVLESFIGLAVQICRSPNKRSDFSTALKYANLTADTLIKKLKKILEVYMSPSTDFPCIRVSTLELITWMVEENNSYWEILLQCGVYEELNEVARTARKLESFKLFHCGIGIPTERTIECISSLATKLQEKLKKIPDFERRYRYGEHASRISVLIA; encoded by the exons ATGGATTCATCTGCTGCGGATGGTGAGACGAAGGAGGAGTCGTCGAAAGTGAAGATGTTGCTGCCGGAAGATTTCCTCAACACCGTCCTCCTCTGCACTGCTTTCTTGTACAAGGCGATGAATACCATCGGCACGCTGGCCACCATCTGGGCGACCGTCGTCCTGCTCGGTGGATTCTCCACCCTCATCAAGAAGGAGGACTTTTGGTACGTCACCGTCATCGCCTTCGTCCAATCCATCGG GTTTTTGGGTGGTTACGAGGATCCTGCACAGCAAATTTTCCTGCGCGCACCAGAAGCACTAATGAAGTACAAAAGGACCTCAACTTTGAAGGGATTAAGTTGGTGGAGGCGCAGAGgaacacagcagcagcagcaagaaccCACAAGAAGGaccagaggaggaagaaggcacAAAGAGGAGAAAATATGGTACCTGTGCAGCATCTATGGGTGCCAAGCCTTGCTCGGGATGACCATCCTTGCCGCCGTGTGGTTGGCCAGGGTGGCCGCTGTGGTCACTGTCTTAGCCCTATCCTGGAAGCGTCTCAAGAAGCAAGACTACTTGAATCCCGGGGACATCATGAATGACCAAAACCAGAACATCACGTGGTCCCTCAACATCTTCTACAGCTTGGTGTTTGCCCAGGGAATCATGTTCGTCACCATACTGCTCAACCCACTGAGCTATTATTTTCTGTTCAATGCCGGGATCAAGTACAAACTATTTGACCCCTCCGGTCTCAAGATAATTTTGAATTACAAGAGGTGCAATTACCTGGAATTCATTGCCGGGAATGTGAAAGCAACCTTGCAAATGCACCTGGTCACCTTCGCCAAGAAACTAGCGGTATCCAACATGGCCGATGACAAGTTACTTGGTGTCGGTGCCATGGACCGCATCCTCAGGTCGATGGAGTTCAGAAGCCTAGCTCTTAGGAAGCTTCGAGCTTTCATGGAACCCGACGAGCTGGGGAAGCTGGTTAACATGCTAGGTTACGACAAGAGCCACAAAAACAAGAccacggaggaggaggatatCAGAGGCCATACCGCAAGAGTGGTGCTGAAACTTAGTCCAGATCTTCTGGTTCAGAGTTATCCTCAGATCCTCTATGCCATATCTTCTTCCCTGCTCAGCACATCCAAGTCCAACAACAAGAGGGTGTGCAAGTGCAACATGGATTCTGACTTGGTCTGGTTTGGCCTGCGTATCCTAGACAAGCTCACGGACAACCCAGAAAACTGTAGGAAAGCCACCAACGACGAGAGCGGTGGTGATCTATTGTCCACCATCATAGACCTCACCATCCCATGTTGTCATGGTCATGGTCATGGCCGCAGCATGAGGAGTAACACTAGTACCATTTCTGATTCTTGGATTGAACAGGAGATTATCCCTTTGCTTCAAACAGAAAACGAGATTCCTCTTCCTTTCATCGACAAGCTTGACCAAGAAATTATTGTTGGCATGGCACTCAACATCTTGAGCAAGCTGGTCGCTGCACCGGATGAGGCTGGGGAGAAACTCAGAAAAGAAACATCAAAGCATGTGCATTTCCTGACCAACACTGGGATGATCTTGGACCATGTCCAGGCAACAAGAGTCATATCATGCTTAGCAGTGGATAAGGAAGGCCGAGAATATATCGGCAAGTTTCCTGAGATCATCAAGAAACTTAAGGATTGTCTACTTTCCAAGACACCATACGTAAATATAACTAAAGTAGCTGCCAAGCTGTTGGTTCTGGAGTGCACTGGTGATGAGCAATTGTTAAACCAAATCCAGCTTTTCATTGAGGAAAATCGTACCGTGGAAGATCAAAGCTTTTCACTACCAATTTCAGCCTTCATTGAAGAACTTGATTTTGATCAACTTCACCAGCCATGGATATGGAATTTTGTACAGAGCCTTGATGTGGAAGATGCACTTTTCGCGCCACGGGTGAATCACTCTGACGCAGCTGCTAAAGCATTAATTTTGCTCACCACAGAATGTGCGAGCAATGTTGAAGCTTTCCTACAAGGGATCAATAAAGAAGAGTTGAACAAGATAGTGAATGCACTCTCTTCTGAAGATggagacaaagagaagagaagggcgCTGGCACAATTTGAAGGACGACGTAATCTGGACCCAGAAACATTGCGCagagtcaaaaaaataatattggcTGAGGGTGAAGAACAGGCAACAGGTATGCATGCAAAACTCCTGCAGAATTTGCGTGCCTATTCAGGACCAAAAGAATTTGATGAGTACATGAAATTGATAGATGCAGCACTGCCAAAG GTGCTCAAAGCAGTCGTAGATGCAGTGGCAACTTTGGAGGATCCATCATCAGCAGAAAATCTGGACCAT gtgaaggatgacatgtggatcAAACAAGGCAAAGTACTAGAGAGCTTTATAGGCCTCGCAGTGCAGATTTGTAGGTCCCCGAACAAAAGAAGTGATTTCTCCACTGCACTGAAATATGCCAATCTTACTGCGGACACATTGATCAAGAAGCTTAAGAAGATATTAGAAGTGTACATGTCTCCAAGTACTGATTTTCCATGCATAAGGGTATCCACACTTGAGTTAATTACTTGGATGGTCGAAGAAAACAACAGCTACTGGGAAATACTCCTACAATGTGGAGTATATGAGGAACTGAATGAAGTGGCAAGGACTGCTAGAAAACTTGAGAGCTTCAAGCTGTTTCACTGCGGTATCGGGATTCCTACGGAAAGAACTATCGAATGCATCTCTTCCCTCGCAACTAAATTACAAGAAAAGCTTAAGAAAATCCCCGATTTCGAAAGAAG ATACCGCTATGGAGAACATGCAAGCCGCATATCTGTTTTAATTGCTTAA
- the LOC4337757 gene encoding rNA-binding protein Y14A, which produces MAAVTNADVEAVDFDPDDDDLMDEDAADPTPAPAPRLRSTIAGGGGGGGGGDDGQRKTKGRGFRDDAAPRDSRLAGAGRASDFDSLGSDGGPGPVRSIEGWIVLVTGVHEEAQEDDLHNIFRDFGQVKNLHLNLDRRTGFVKGYALIEYETFEEAQAAIKALDGTELLTQIISVDWAFSNGPVKRRNIRKRSPRRSRSPPRRRY; this is translated from the exons atggctgcGGTGACCAACGCCGATGTGGAGGCGGTCGACTTCGACCCCGATGACGACGACCTCATGGacgaggacgccgccgaccCCACGCCGGCGCCCGCCCCGCGCCTCCGCTCCACCatcgcgggcggcggcggcggcggcggcggcggcgacgacgggcaaCGCAAGACCAAGGGCCGCGGGTTCCGCGACGACGCCGCGCCCCGCGACTCCCGCTTAGCCGGCGCCgggcgcgcctccgacttcgaCTCCCTCGGCTCCGACGGTGGCCCTGGCCCCGTCCGAT CCATTGAAGGATGGATTGTGCTAGTCACTGGGGTTCATGAAGAAGCTCAGGAAGATGATCTTCACAATATTTTCCGGGACTTTGGGCAGGTCAAGAACTTGCATTTGAATTTGGATCGCCGAACTGGATTCGTGAAG GGATATGCTCTTATTGAGTATGAAACTTTCGAGGAAGCTCAGGCTGCAATAAAAGCATTGGATGGAACTGAGCTTCTAACACAAATCATAAGTGTTGATTGGGCATTTAGTAATGGCCCTGTCAAGCGCAGGAATATTCGGAAGAG ATCACCAAGACGCTCCAGATCCCCACCGAGGAGAAGATACTGA
- the LOC4337758 gene encoding uncharacterized protein, whose protein sequence is MDLILPFKKGDFAESKSFIDGYKCAWFRCKINDMRVTETGSFQYLLEYLDYPDEEKTWTEVFEKNPAYGKRNSNVVRERECMLRPSYPELYWGDQVPEQFPKSNVIVSVCDTPKVGDLVEWLSEGSYWTAKVTKLLSEDMVKVQLLKPPIGEGGSYTAYCKDIRPALDWCLEKGWTVPLSQANGRCWHAARLIHHKSDTEMSGSDEESTSDDDEEEAQKSLKRASNSSQEAPGSNLEITSDTTSSSRINSQTATIATTKGISRSSPVSISTGP, encoded by the exons ATGGATCTGATTCTTCCATTTAAAAAGGGCGATTTCGCGGAGTCAAAGTCCTTCATCGATGGTTACAAATGTGCTTGGTTTCGCTGTAAG ATTAATGATATGCGTGTCACAGAAACAGGGTCCTTTCAGTATTTACTGGAGTATCTTGATTACCCAGACGAAG AGAAAACATGGACTGAAGTCTTTGAAAAGAACCCAGCGTATGGCAAAAGGAACTCAAATGTGGTTAGAGAAAGAGAATGCATGCTTCGTCCTTCCTATCCTGAGTTGTATTGGGGGGATCAAGTTCCCGAGCAATTTCCAAAGAGTAATGTGATAGTATCTGTTTGTGATACCCCGAAAGTAGGTGATCTGGTTGAGTGGTTGTCTGAAGGTTCTTACTGGACTGCGAAAGTTACTAAGTTACTTAGTGAAGATATGGTTAAG GTACAGCTGTTGAAACCTCCTATAGGTGAAGGGGGGAGTTATACTGCTTACTGCAAGGACATCAGGCCTGCTCTTGATTGGTGCCTGGAGAAAGGTTGGACTGTACCTCTTTCACAG GCAAATGGACGGTGCTGGCATGCTGCTCGTCTGATTCATCATAAATCTG ACACAGAGATGAGTGGTTCAGATGAAGAGTCGACATCTGATGACGATGAAGAGGAAGCGCAGAAATCCTTGAAAAGAGCATCAAATTCGTCTCAAGAAGCTCCAGGCTCAAACCTGGAAATTACATCAGATACAACCTCCAGTTCTAGGATTAACAGTCAGACAGCTACCATTGCCACAACCAAGGGGATTTCGAGATCCAGCCCGGTATCCATTTCCACTGGGCCATAG
- the LOC9266340 gene encoding uncharacterized protein translates to MDESTSALDGDEKRRSRKESPLPEEKFNIFLLCTAFVYRVMNGLGTLATIWATVVLLGGFSTLVKKQDFWYVTVIAFVQSIGILGGYEDPAHQIFLHAPEALIKNREAEAWERRKSWWRRRGTQQQQQQQPRGRPRRRKQEEKARKWCDDIYGFQAFLGIAIYVAMWLGKVAAVATCIALSSKRLEKQDYLESGDNEKGDHQNIRWSLNIFYSLVLAQGIIFICMLLNPLTVYFVLKVRRKYKLFEPSGLKIIYRYKKYNYLGFIAGNVRATLNMHLVTFAKNLAVSNTIDDQLAGVRAMDRILMSVEFRSLALRRLRASMEPDDLGKLIDMLGFVSTMEEEQNIIRGHAARVVLKFSPDLMLQSYPQILYLISSSLLSTSNKRVCKCNMDSDLVWFGLHILDKLTDNPENCRKAKDDDSDLLLPMIIDLANLCGHGHGNSVRSNTTISDSWIEQEIIPLLQKEDDIPLPFINKIDQEIIVGMALNILSKLIAVPGEAGEKLRKETSKDLHFLTNTGMIMEHVEATRVISCLAVDKEARQDIGKLPEIIKKLKDCLLSKTPYVNMTKVAAKLLLMEYTSEELLNRVLLFIEENRTVEDQSFSLPISAFIEELYLDQLPQSVVQRLDLEDVLSSPRVNHSEAAAKALILLTTGCENNVEAFLKGINEKELNKIVNVLSSEDRDKEKRRALAQFEGRHHLDPETLRIVKKIILAEGEEQETSMHAKLLQNLRAYSGPKEFDEYMKLIDAALPKVLKAVVDAVATLEDPSSSENLNHVKDDLWIKQGKVLESFIGLAVQICRSPNATSDFSTALKDANLTVHTFIKKLKKILEVYRSPSTDFPCIRVSTLELITWMVEENSSYREILLKCGIYEELNEVARTARKLESFKLFHCGVGIPTDGPIECISSRATELQEKLQQSPNFEKRYICYGEHASSISVLIA, encoded by the exons GATTTTGGGTGGTTACGAGGATCCTGCACATCAAATTTTCTTGCACGCACCAGAAGCACTAATAAAGAACAGGGAGGCCGAAGCTTGGGAGCGACGAAAGAGTTGGTGGAGGCGCAGAGgaacacagcagcagcagcaacaacaacccAGAGGAAGGcccagaagaagaaaacaagaggaGAAAGCACGGAAGTGGTGCGACGACATCTATGGGTTCCAAGCCTTCCTTGGGATTGCCATCTACGTCGCCATGTGGTTGGGCAAGGTCGCCGCTGTGGCCACCTGCATAGCTCTATCCTCGAAGCGTCTCGAGAAGCAAGACTATCTGGAATCCGGGGACAATGAGAAAGGTGACCACCAGAACATCAGGTGGTCCCTCAATATCTTCTACAGTCTGGTGCTTGCCCAGGGAATCATCTTCATCTGCATGCTACTGAACCCACTGACTGTTTATTTTGTGCTTAAGGTCCGAAGGAAGTACAAGCTATTTGAGCCCTCTGGTCTCAAGATAATCTACCGTTACAAGAAGTACAATTACCTGGGGTTCATTGCTGGCAATGTACGTGCCACCCTCAACATGCACCTGGTCACCTTTGCCAAGAATTTGGCAGTGTCCAACACGATCGATGACCAGTTAGCTGGTGTTCGGGCCATGGACCGCATCCTCATGTCAGTGGAGTTTAGAAGCCTGGCCCTTAGGAGGCTTCGAGCTTCCATGGAACCCGACGATTTGGGGAAGCTGATCGATATGCTAGGCTTCGTCAGTACCATGGAGGAGGAACAGAATATCATCAGAGGCCATGCTGCAAGAGTTGTGCTCAAATTCAGTCCTGACCTTATGCTTCAGAGTTATCCTCAAATCCTCTACCTCATTTCCTCTTCCCTGCTCAGCACATCCAACAAGAGGGTGTGCAAGTGCAACATGGACTCTGACTTAGTCTGGTTTGGCCTGCACATCCTGGACAAGCTCACGGACAACCCAGAAAATTGCAGGAAAGCCAAAGACGATGACAGTGATCTATTATTGCCCATGATTATAGACCTAGCCAACCTTTGTGGACATGGTCATGGCAACAGCGTAAGGAGTAACACTACCATTTCTGACTCTTGGATTGAACAAGAGATTATTCCTTTGCTtcaaaaagaagatgatatTCCTCTTCCTTTCATCAACAAGATTGACCAAGAAATTATTGTTGGCATGGCACTCAACATCTTGAGCAAGCTGATCGCTGTGCCGGGTGAGGCTGGGGAAAAACTAAGGAAAGAAACCTCAAAAGACTTGCACTTCCTGACAAACACTGGGATGATCATGGAGCATGTCGAAGCAACAAGAGTCATATCATGCTTAGCTGTGGATAAGGAAGCACGGCAAGACATTGGCAAGTTGCCTGAGATCATCAAGAAACTTAAGGATTGTCTACTTTCCAAGACACCATATGTAAATATGACGAAAGTAGCTGCCAAGTTGTTGCTTATGGAGTACACCAGTGAGGAATTATTAAACCGTGTTCTGCTTTTCATCGAGGAAAATCGTACTGTAGAAGATCAAAGCTTTTCACTACCAATTTCAGCCTTCATAGAAGAACTTTATCTTGATCAACTTCCCCAGAGCGTGGTACAGAGACTTGATCTGGAAGATGTACTTTCCTCGCCACGGGTGAATCACTCTGAAGCAGCTGCTAAAGCATTAATTCTGCTCACTACAGGATGTGAAAACAATGTTGAAGCTTTCCTAAAAGGGATCAATGAAAAGGAGTTGAACAAGATAGTGAATGTGCTCTCTTCAGAAGACAGAgataaagaaaagagaagggcGCTGGCACAATTTGAAGGACGACATCATCTGGACCCAGAAACATTGCGCATagtcaaaaaaataatcttGGCTGAGGGTGAAGAACAGGAAACAAGTATGCATGCAAAACTCCTGCAGAATTTGCGTGCCTACTCAGGACCAAAAGAATTTGATGAGTACATGAAATTAATAGATGCAGCACTGCCAAAG gTGCTCAAAGCAGTCGTAGATGCAGTGGCGACTTTGGAGGATCCATCATCATCAGAAAATCTGAACCAT GTAAAGGATGACCTGTGGATCAAACAAGGCAAAGTACTAGAGAGCTTTATAGGCCTCGCAGTGCAGATTTGTAGGTCCCCGAACGCAACGAGTGATTTCTCCACTGCACTAAAAGATGCCAATCTTACTGTGCACACATTCATCAAGAAGCTTAAGAAGATATTAGAAGTCTACAGGTCTCCAAGTACTGATTTTCCATGCATAAGGGTATCCACACTTGAGTTAATTACTTGGATGGTCGAAGAAAACAGCAGCTACAGGGAAATACTCCTAAAATGTGGAATATATGAGGAACTGAATGAAGTGGCAAGGACTGCTAGAAAACTTGAGAGCTTCAAGCTGTTTCACTGCGGTGTTGGGATTCCTACGGATGGTCCAATTGAATGCATCTCTTCCCGCGCAACTGAATTACAAGAAAAGCTTCAGCAAAGCCCCAATTTTGAGAAAAG ATACATCTGCTATGGAGAACATGCAAGCAGCATATCTGTTTTAATTGCTTAG
- the LOC112939072 gene encoding uncharacterized protein isoform X1, translated as MDSSAADGETKEESSKVKMLLPEDFLNTVLLCTAFLYKAMNTIGTLATIWATVVLLGGFSTLIKKEDFWYVTVIAFVQSIGFLGGYEDPAQQIFLRAPEALMKYKRTSTLKGLSWWRRRGTQQQQQEPTRRTRGGRRHKEEKIWYLCSIYGCQALLGMTILAAVWLARVAAVVTVLALSWKRLKKQDYLNPGDIMNDQNQNITWSLNIFYSLVFAQGIMFVTILLNPLSYYFLFNAGIKYKLFDPSGLKIILNYKRCNYLEFIAGNVKATLQMHLVTFAKKLAVSNMADDKLLGVGAMDRILRSMEFRSLALRKLRAFMEPDELGKLVNMLGYDKSHKNKTTEEEDIRGHTARVVLKLSPDLLVQSYPQILYAISSSLLSTSKSNNKRVCKCNMDSDLVWFGLRILDKLTDNPENCRKATNDESGGDLLSTIIDLTIPCCHGHGHGRSMRSNTSTISDSWIEQEIIPLLQTENEIPLPFIDKLDQEIIVGMALNILSKLVAAPDEAGEKLRKETSKHVHFLTNTGMILDHVQATRVISCLAVDKEGREYIGKFPEIIKKLKDCLLSKTPYVNITKVAAKLLVLECTGDEQLLNQIQLFIEENRTVEDQSFSLPISAFIEELDFDQLHQPWIWNFVQSLDVEDALFAPRVNHSDAAAKALILLTTECASNVEAFLQGINKEELNKIVNALSSEDGDKEKRRALAQFEGRRNLDPETLRRVKKIILAEGEEQATGMHAKLLQNLRAYSGPKEFDEYMKLIDAALPKVLKAVVDAVATLEDPSSAENLDHVKDDMWIKQGKVLESFIGLAVQICRSPNKRSDFSTALKYANLTADTLIKKLKKILEVYMSPSTDFPCIRVSTLELITWMVEENNSYWEILLQCGVYEELNEVARTARKLESFKLFHCGIGIPTERTIECISSLATKLQEKLKKIPDFERRYCFCPFRQNVSSNILRLLKENS; from the exons ATGGATTCATCTGCTGCGGATGGTGAGACGAAGGAGGAGTCGTCGAAAGTGAAGATGTTGCTGCCGGAAGATTTCCTCAACACCGTCCTCCTCTGCACTGCTTTCTTGTACAAGGCGATGAATACCATCGGCACGCTGGCCACCATCTGGGCGACCGTCGTCCTGCTCGGTGGATTCTCCACCCTCATCAAGAAGGAGGACTTTTGGTACGTCACCGTCATCGCCTTCGTCCAATCCATCGG GTTTTTGGGTGGTTACGAGGATCCTGCACAGCAAATTTTCCTGCGCGCACCAGAAGCACTAATGAAGTACAAAAGGACCTCAACTTTGAAGGGATTAAGTTGGTGGAGGCGCAGAGgaacacagcagcagcagcaagaaccCACAAGAAGGaccagaggaggaagaaggcacAAAGAGGAGAAAATATGGTACCTGTGCAGCATCTATGGGTGCCAAGCCTTGCTCGGGATGACCATCCTTGCCGCCGTGTGGTTGGCCAGGGTGGCCGCTGTGGTCACTGTCTTAGCCCTATCCTGGAAGCGTCTCAAGAAGCAAGACTACTTGAATCCCGGGGACATCATGAATGACCAAAACCAGAACATCACGTGGTCCCTCAACATCTTCTACAGCTTGGTGTTTGCCCAGGGAATCATGTTCGTCACCATACTGCTCAACCCACTGAGCTATTATTTTCTGTTCAATGCCGGGATCAAGTACAAACTATTTGACCCCTCCGGTCTCAAGATAATTTTGAATTACAAGAGGTGCAATTACCTGGAATTCATTGCCGGGAATGTGAAAGCAACCTTGCAAATGCACCTGGTCACCTTCGCCAAGAAACTAGCGGTATCCAACATGGCCGATGACAAGTTACTTGGTGTCGGTGCCATGGACCGCATCCTCAGGTCGATGGAGTTCAGAAGCCTAGCTCTTAGGAAGCTTCGAGCTTTCATGGAACCCGACGAGCTGGGGAAGCTGGTTAACATGCTAGGTTACGACAAGAGCCACAAAAACAAGAccacggaggaggaggatatCAGAGGCCATACCGCAAGAGTGGTGCTGAAACTTAGTCCAGATCTTCTGGTTCAGAGTTATCCTCAGATCCTCTATGCCATATCTTCTTCCCTGCTCAGCACATCCAAGTCCAACAACAAGAGGGTGTGCAAGTGCAACATGGATTCTGACTTGGTCTGGTTTGGCCTGCGTATCCTAGACAAGCTCACGGACAACCCAGAAAACTGTAGGAAAGCCACCAACGACGAGAGCGGTGGTGATCTATTGTCCACCATCATAGACCTCACCATCCCATGTTGTCATGGTCATGGTCATGGCCGCAGCATGAGGAGTAACACTAGTACCATTTCTGATTCTTGGATTGAACAGGAGATTATCCCTTTGCTTCAAACAGAAAACGAGATTCCTCTTCCTTTCATCGACAAGCTTGACCAAGAAATTATTGTTGGCATGGCACTCAACATCTTGAGCAAGCTGGTCGCTGCACCGGATGAGGCTGGGGAGAAACTCAGAAAAGAAACATCAAAGCATGTGCATTTCCTGACCAACACTGGGATGATCTTGGACCATGTCCAGGCAACAAGAGTCATATCATGCTTAGCAGTGGATAAGGAAGGCCGAGAATATATCGGCAAGTTTCCTGAGATCATCAAGAAACTTAAGGATTGTCTACTTTCCAAGACACCATACGTAAATATAACTAAAGTAGCTGCCAAGCTGTTGGTTCTGGAGTGCACTGGTGATGAGCAATTGTTAAACCAAATCCAGCTTTTCATTGAGGAAAATCGTACCGTGGAAGATCAAAGCTTTTCACTACCAATTTCAGCCTTCATTGAAGAACTTGATTTTGATCAACTTCACCAGCCATGGATATGGAATTTTGTACAGAGCCTTGATGTGGAAGATGCACTTTTCGCGCCACGGGTGAATCACTCTGACGCAGCTGCTAAAGCATTAATTTTGCTCACCACAGAATGTGCGAGCAATGTTGAAGCTTTCCTACAAGGGATCAATAAAGAAGAGTTGAACAAGATAGTGAATGCACTCTCTTCTGAAGATggagacaaagagaagagaagggcgCTGGCACAATTTGAAGGACGACGTAATCTGGACCCAGAAACATTGCGCagagtcaaaaaaataatattggcTGAGGGTGAAGAACAGGCAACAGGTATGCATGCAAAACTCCTGCAGAATTTGCGTGCCTATTCAGGACCAAAAGAATTTGATGAGTACATGAAATTGATAGATGCAGCACTGCCAAAG GTGCTCAAAGCAGTCGTAGATGCAGTGGCAACTTTGGAGGATCCATCATCAGCAGAAAATCTGGACCAT gtgaaggatgacatgtggatcAAACAAGGCAAAGTACTAGAGAGCTTTATAGGCCTCGCAGTGCAGATTTGTAGGTCCCCGAACAAAAGAAGTGATTTCTCCACTGCACTGAAATATGCCAATCTTACTGCGGACACATTGATCAAGAAGCTTAAGAAGATATTAGAAGTGTACATGTCTCCAAGTACTGATTTTCCATGCATAAGGGTATCCACACTTGAGTTAATTACTTGGATGGTCGAAGAAAACAACAGCTACTGGGAAATACTCCTACAATGTGGAGTATATGAGGAACTGAATGAAGTGGCAAGGACTGCTAGAAAACTTGAGAGCTTCAAGCTGTTTCACTGCGGTATCGGGATTCCTACGGAAAGAACTATCGAATGCATCTCTTCCCTCGCAACTAAATTACAAGAAAAGCTTAAGAAAATCCCCGATTTCGAAAGAAGGTATTGTTTTTGCCCTTTTAGGCAAAATGTCAGTTCAAACATACTTAGACTCCTCAAGGAGAATTCGTAA